Proteins encoded together in one Planctopirus ephydatiae window:
- a CDS encoding 3'-5' exonuclease: MIRLFMGTGGLLRERKFAMADEKRTAVSYLVFDIEAIADGELVSRIRFPGENLSAEAAIAKYRAELMETTGKDVLPVTYMLPVSVAIAKIDPEFRLLDLVVLDAPEYRPHRIAQLFWQGWQHYGYPTLVSFNGRSYDMPVLELAALRYGFSIPAWFSLELRSFEQPRNRYNSSSHFDLCDFFSNFGATRLSGGLNLLANVLGKPGKSGIDGSMVQDFHHQGRDEEINDYCRCDVLDTYFVFLRSQVLQGKLTLQREQQLVGETKTWLENQAASSPAYQHYLSHWGDWQPPPV; encoded by the coding sequence ATGATCCGGCTGTTCATGGGAACTGGTGGTTTATTGCGGGAAAGAAAGTTCGCCATGGCTGATGAAAAACGAACGGCCGTCAGTTATCTCGTTTTTGATATTGAAGCGATTGCCGACGGTGAACTGGTTTCCCGGATCCGCTTTCCAGGTGAAAATCTTTCGGCAGAGGCGGCTATTGCGAAGTACCGCGCCGAGTTGATGGAAACGACGGGAAAAGATGTTCTCCCCGTCACCTACATGCTCCCGGTCTCAGTGGCCATTGCCAAAATCGATCCCGAGTTTCGCCTGCTCGATCTGGTCGTTCTCGATGCACCGGAGTATCGCCCACACCGGATTGCTCAGCTCTTCTGGCAAGGATGGCAGCATTACGGCTATCCCACACTGGTCAGCTTTAATGGGCGTTCTTATGACATGCCTGTTCTGGAACTGGCGGCACTGCGCTATGGTTTCTCGATCCCTGCGTGGTTCTCTTTAGAACTGAGATCTTTTGAGCAGCCCCGCAATCGCTACAACAGTTCGTCTCACTTCGACCTGTGCGACTTCTTCTCGAACTTCGGTGCCACAAGACTTTCGGGCGGGCTGAATCTCTTGGCCAACGTGCTGGGAAAGCCCGGCAAAAGTGGCATCGATGGTTCGATGGTGCAGGATTTTCATCATCAGGGACGCGACGAAGAAATCAACGACTATTGTCGCTGTGATGTGCTGGATACCTATTTCGTTTTTCTCAGAAGCCAGGTGCTGCAGGGCAAGTTGACGCTTCAGCGTGAGCAACAACTAGTGGGTGAAACAAAAACATGGCTGGAAAATCAGGCTGCCAGCTCACCAGCCTATCAGCATTATCTCTCGCATTGGGGTGATTGGCAGCCTCCACCCGTCTGA
- a CDS encoding 3-keto-disaccharide hydrolase, which yields MRHMNFTWRTVLTLGLAAGACFLVDNTTMAADGPKTAYLDAAAAGPDFAIQGEYAADGWGLQVIADGDSKFRGVLYQGGLPGAGFEGKTDKFKLSGATKDGKTSLAGSDYEVVIEGTKAVVRHSAKSVELNKVQRKSPTLGQKPPAGAVVLFDGTNVDQWDKASMTEDKLLNVGTRTKEKFEDYTLHIEFRSPYMPYARGQARGNSGLYLGDQYETQILDSFGLEGADNECGGIYINSKPRVNMCLPPLSWQTYDVDFTCAKFDEAGNVKSPAKTTVRHNGVVIHENLELKPTPGGGQKDQKPGAIYLQNHGDKVHFQNIWILKK from the coding sequence ATGCGGCACATGAATTTCACTTGGCGAACAGTTCTCACTTTAGGGTTAGCCGCTGGGGCCTGCTTCCTGGTTGACAATACGACGATGGCCGCAGACGGCCCCAAGACGGCCTATCTCGATGCGGCTGCAGCAGGGCCGGATTTCGCCATTCAAGGCGAATATGCGGCTGATGGCTGGGGCCTGCAGGTGATTGCCGATGGCGATAGCAAGTTTCGCGGAGTCCTCTACCAGGGTGGCTTACCCGGAGCAGGCTTCGAAGGTAAGACCGACAAGTTCAAGCTGAGTGGTGCCACAAAAGACGGCAAAACCTCGCTGGCTGGTAGCGACTACGAAGTGGTCATTGAAGGCACAAAAGCTGTTGTGAGGCACTCGGCCAAATCAGTCGAGCTCAACAAAGTCCAAAGAAAGTCACCCACACTGGGGCAAAAACCACCAGCAGGTGCCGTCGTGCTGTTCGATGGCACAAATGTCGATCAATGGGACAAAGCTTCCATGACCGAAGACAAACTTCTCAACGTGGGCACCCGCACTAAGGAAAAGTTCGAAGACTATACTCTGCATATCGAATTTCGATCCCCTTACATGCCCTATGCCCGCGGACAGGCTCGCGGCAACAGCGGGCTCTACCTGGGCGATCAGTATGAAACCCAGATCCTCGATTCTTTTGGCCTCGAAGGGGCTGATAACGAATGTGGCGGCATCTACATTAACTCAAAACCCCGAGTGAATATGTGCCTGCCGCCACTTTCCTGGCAGACTTACGATGTCGATTTCACTTGTGCCAAGTTCGACGAAGCAGGCAATGTGAAATCACCGGCCAAAACCACAGTTCGGCATAACGGCGTGGTGATTCACGAAAACCTCGAACTCAAGCCCACACCCGGCGGCGGCCAGAAAGATCAGAAGCCAGGGGCCATCTACCTGCAGAACCACGGTGATAAAGTTCACTTTCAGAACATCTGGATTCTCAAAAAATAG
- a CDS encoding thiol-disulfide oxidoreductase DCC family protein: MTISPTEVATSQTVGPNDQPALSQVASQKVQPSSRVILFYDGQCGLCQKSVQFVLKRQPQGSILFAPLQGTTAAEMLPLADREQLDSMVVAKNGQLFRHSTAALAIAQELGGFWKMLGHLGRIIPRPLRDLIYRAISRNRYRMFGQADACRLPQPGERERFLD, from the coding sequence ATGACAATCTCTCCCACTGAAGTGGCAACTTCACAGACTGTCGGGCCCAACGATCAACCTGCTTTGAGTCAAGTGGCCAGCCAGAAGGTGCAGCCCTCATCCCGGGTGATTCTGTTCTACGATGGTCAGTGCGGGCTGTGTCAGAAGTCGGTGCAGTTTGTCTTGAAACGACAACCACAGGGTTCAATCCTCTTCGCACCTCTGCAAGGAACCACAGCGGCTGAGATGCTCCCCCTTGCTGATCGCGAGCAGCTCGATTCGATGGTTGTTGCCAAAAATGGCCAACTCTTTCGCCATTCCACCGCAGCCTTGGCCATCGCCCAGGAGTTAGGTGGCTTCTGGAAAATGCTGGGTCATCTGGGGAGAATCATCCCGAGGCCACTTCGCGATCTGATATATCGTGCGATCTCCCGCAACCGATATCGCATGTTTGGACAGGCCGACGCCTGCCGCCTGCCACAACCCGGCGAACGCGAGCGATTTCTCGACTGA
- a CDS encoding Gfo/Idh/MocA family protein, which yields MDQLNGSRREFLATTGMVAGAALATQAGLATSAYAQGDDVIRIGLVGSGGRGTGAARDALSTDHNVKLVAVGDVFEDRANRAVGSIKGGLGDKGSKVDVAPDKVFFGFDAFKKVIDSGVDLVILATPPGFRPQQFEYAINAGKHVFMEKPVATDAPGVRQVLAASKLAKEKNLKVGCGLQRHHDIGYIETINRIKDGQIGDVIAMRAYWNNAGVWEPPLKRENAKSEMEYQMRNWYYYNWLCGDHIVEQHIHNLDVCNWVKGDYPVRANGMGGRQVRVDKRYGEIYDHHCVEFEYKDGSRTYSQCRHIPNTWNQVSEFVHGSKGTSNPSGSITAAGNDWRYRGPRPNPYVVEHDDLLKAIKGGVAYNEADNGAYSTMTSILGRMATYSGKVIEWNDALNSQISLFPKELSWDADMPVKPDSEGNYPIATPGVTKVV from the coding sequence ATGGATCAATTGAATGGATCACGTCGGGAGTTCCTCGCGACGACCGGTATGGTGGCAGGGGCGGCCCTGGCTACCCAGGCGGGCTTGGCCACAAGTGCCTATGCTCAAGGTGATGACGTGATCCGCATTGGCCTTGTGGGCTCTGGTGGACGCGGAACAGGTGCTGCCCGCGATGCTCTCTCGACCGATCACAACGTCAAGCTGGTCGCTGTGGGCGATGTGTTCGAAGATCGAGCCAATCGGGCTGTGGGTAGTATCAAGGGCGGATTGGGCGACAAGGGAAGCAAAGTCGATGTTGCTCCCGACAAGGTCTTCTTCGGCTTCGATGCCTTCAAGAAAGTGATTGACAGCGGTGTCGATCTCGTGATTCTGGCAACTCCTCCGGGCTTCCGCCCTCAGCAGTTTGAATACGCCATCAATGCCGGCAAGCATGTCTTCATGGAAAAACCAGTCGCGACCGACGCTCCCGGCGTCCGTCAGGTGCTGGCCGCCAGCAAGCTGGCCAAAGAAAAGAACCTGAAGGTGGGCTGTGGTCTCCAGAGACATCACGACATCGGCTATATCGAAACCATCAACCGCATCAAGGATGGCCAGATTGGCGATGTGATTGCCATGCGGGCCTACTGGAACAATGCCGGCGTGTGGGAACCACCGCTCAAGCGAGAAAACGCCAAGAGCGAAATGGAATACCAGATGCGTAACTGGTACTACTACAACTGGCTGTGCGGTGACCACATCGTCGAGCAGCACATTCACAATCTCGACGTCTGTAACTGGGTGAAGGGTGATTACCCAGTCCGTGCTAATGGTATGGGTGGCCGACAGGTTCGCGTCGATAAGCGATATGGCGAAATCTACGACCATCATTGCGTCGAATTCGAATACAAGGATGGTTCCCGCACTTATTCCCAGTGCCGCCATATTCCGAACACCTGGAATCAGGTCTCCGAATTTGTGCATGGCTCGAAGGGAACTTCGAATCCTTCCGGTTCGATTACAGCCGCCGGGAACGACTGGCGTTATCGCGGGCCGCGCCCCAACCCTTACGTGGTCGAGCACGACGACTTGCTCAAGGCGATCAAGGGTGGTGTTGCCTACAACGAAGCCGATAACGGCGCTTACAGCACGATGACATCGATCCTGGGCCGTATGGCGACATACTCAGGGAAAGTCATTGAGTGGAACGATGCCCTCAATTCACAGATCAGTCTCTTCCCCAAGGAACTGAGCTGGGATGCCGACATGCCTGTGAAGCCCGATAGCGAAGGCAATTATCCCATTGCCACGCCAGGTGTGACCAAAGTGGTCTAA
- the dnaN gene encoding DNA polymerase III subunit beta, which produces MQLVCPRAVLSAAFTVVGAVVPSRTPREILKNVKLDAVASGPGATSSAQLTGTDGDGTSIRFDLTDVECKVGGSALLPTQRLTSILRELTDDTVSLEVNGDAVWLRCGGSEFRLSAEDPADFPTAPEFVEEDYFVVPADVFRRLIKRTLFATDAESTRYALGGVLVEITADQVRMAATDSRRLAVAVGTCSVEGQPVSGSQQPVVPSKAMSLIEKSLGDEATNVCLAIHTNDISIRAGRASITTQLVQGRFPDYRKVIPSRYEAEIDLIASTFLSAVRQSQVVTNEESRGVDFTFAEGTLRLASKAADIGQSKIELPIGYQGSELTIRFDPRFVGDFLRVLEGSSTVHLKLINDESPGVFTTDDDYTYVIMPLSRDS; this is translated from the coding sequence ATGCAACTGGTTTGTCCACGTGCTGTGCTGTCTGCAGCGTTCACCGTGGTAGGTGCTGTGGTTCCCTCCCGGACGCCGCGAGAAATTCTGAAAAACGTCAAGCTGGATGCCGTCGCTTCCGGGCCGGGAGCGACCTCTTCGGCCCAACTGACTGGGACAGATGGAGACGGTACAAGTATTCGCTTTGATTTGACGGATGTGGAATGCAAAGTGGGTGGCAGTGCCCTGTTACCCACACAGCGATTAACGTCGATCTTGCGGGAACTGACAGACGACACTGTCTCGCTGGAAGTCAACGGCGATGCGGTCTGGCTGCGTTGTGGTGGCAGTGAGTTTCGCCTTTCGGCAGAAGATCCTGCCGATTTCCCGACAGCACCAGAATTCGTCGAAGAAGACTATTTTGTCGTCCCTGCCGATGTCTTTCGCCGTCTGATCAAGCGGACACTTTTTGCCACCGATGCCGAGAGCACGCGCTACGCGTTAGGTGGTGTTCTGGTCGAGATCACTGCGGATCAGGTTCGTATGGCTGCGACAGATAGCCGCCGGTTGGCTGTAGCTGTCGGAACATGTTCTGTGGAAGGTCAACCGGTCAGTGGCAGCCAGCAGCCAGTGGTGCCTTCAAAAGCGATGTCTCTCATTGAGAAGTCACTGGGTGATGAGGCGACCAATGTCTGCCTGGCGATCCACACCAATGATATTTCGATCAGGGCTGGTCGAGCATCCATTACCACACAGCTTGTGCAAGGGCGATTCCCGGATTATCGCAAGGTGATCCCCTCCCGCTATGAGGCGGAAATTGACCTGATCGCTTCAACCTTCCTGTCAGCCGTGAGACAGTCACAGGTGGTGACCAACGAAGAGAGTCGCGGCGTCGACTTCACTTTTGCGGAAGGGACATTGAGACTTGCCAGTAAAGCTGCCGACATTGGACAATCGAAAATCGAATTGCCCATCGGCTATCAGGGGAGCGAACTGACGATTCGCTTTGACCCTCGTTTTGTGGGAGATTTCCTGCGTGTGCTGGAAGGGTCTTCGACTGTCCATCTGAAGCTGATCAATGATGAAAGTCCCGGCGTGTTTACCACCGATGATGATTACACCTATGTGATCATGCCACTCAGTCGCGACAGTTGA
- a CDS encoding N-formylglutamate amidohydrolase → MLRSSFMVSTLFVLAMGALVPAARAQTASNQPASTKKTATTKPKKVEFVTIQKGTLPVILSAPHGGELDLPGSLPRDRKSGGSRFQTVRDVRSIELAEAIANQLEAEFGQRPYVVILRVSRKYLDANREADYAYESPEAQVVYDEYHGAIEQFKKAILEKHGSGLLIDVHGQSKEKGAVYRGTRNGLTISALNRRLGKDAAALYSKVMEDAGLRMIPPSTAAPNQEVEYNGGEIVVAHGSQNPGGIDCIQMEFGADLRSVAALPQTAKDFVKGLSPFLKEHYGVSDQRQAAAGGTSQAGR, encoded by the coding sequence ATGCTACGTTCATCCTTTATGGTTTCGACTCTATTTGTTTTGGCGATGGGAGCACTTGTTCCTGCTGCCAGAGCTCAGACGGCATCGAATCAGCCAGCCAGTACCAAAAAGACAGCGACGACAAAACCCAAAAAAGTTGAGTTTGTGACCATTCAAAAGGGAACATTGCCTGTCATTTTGTCGGCTCCGCATGGAGGTGAACTCGATTTACCGGGTTCGTTGCCGCGTGATCGGAAAAGTGGGGGAAGTCGCTTCCAGACGGTGCGCGATGTCCGTTCCATTGAATTGGCCGAAGCGATTGCCAATCAATTGGAAGCGGAGTTCGGCCAGCGGCCTTATGTCGTGATTCTGCGAGTCTCACGCAAGTATCTCGATGCCAATCGCGAGGCCGACTACGCCTATGAATCTCCCGAGGCTCAGGTCGTTTACGATGAGTACCATGGTGCGATTGAGCAATTCAAGAAGGCGATTCTGGAAAAGCACGGCTCAGGGCTTTTGATTGATGTGCATGGTCAGAGCAAGGAGAAGGGAGCCGTCTATCGGGGCACCCGCAATGGTCTGACAATCAGTGCTTTGAATCGACGGCTGGGTAAGGATGCCGCTGCTTTGTATTCGAAAGTCATGGAAGACGCAGGATTACGGATGATTCCCCCCTCGACAGCCGCTCCCAATCAGGAAGTCGAGTACAATGGGGGAGAGATTGTCGTGGCGCATGGCAGCCAGAATCCTGGTGGTATCGACTGCATTCAGATGGAGTTTGGAGCGGATCTGCGTTCCGTTGCGGCTTTGCCACAGACTGCGAAAGATTTCGTTAAAGGGCTCAGCCCTTTCCTGAAAGAGCACTACGGTGTCTCTGATCAGCGTCAGGCGGCTGCGGGCGGAACATCCCAGGCGGGTCGATAG